DNA from Polycladomyces zharkentensis:
TCTTCTTCATGCCGCAAGGTTGACGCGCCTGCACACCAAACCTGCTCCCGAACCGGGGGCTTTTTTCATTTCCCGGCATGCAGGCTTTCCGCCACCCCATCGATCTTGACCCCTTTTGCTTGAATCAGCACGCGGAATCGTTCCCCCATCCCCTCGGAAAGGACGAGATGACGGATGGCCCGGTTCCGACGGGCGGATGCACTGAACGGGTCCGGGTCATGGAGTTCGGTCAGCAGGCGTAAAATGCCGGCGTTGACCAGAAAACGCGATTGCGGACCGTACCAGACCGTCTCCAATCCCGCCTTCCTTCCCCATCGCATCAAATCATCAAAATTGACGTCGGCGGTGATGTCCGATTCGCCGGGGGCATCATACAAGCGTCGATGCACATGATGCCGGGAATAACAGCGAATCGTTCCTTCCGGCCGATGGGGTCCGCGCACTTCTTCATCCCGACCGCCATAATCGAAGGTGACGACAAACCCTTCCCGCAAATTTGCGGCCACTTGATTCAACCATGCCCGCGCCCGGGTGTTGACCTCTGTTTCCGTTCCGTCCGGCCACGATTTCTCCCATTGCCCCACGTACCGGAGCAATGCGGGATCGGTGATCGGACGCGTGAGTTCATGCAGGCGGCGCTTTTCATCCCAGGAGACGTGAATTTCCCGCCACTGTCCATTTTCTTTGCGCAACCGATGCACCGGAAATGCATCGATCAGTTCGTTACTGAGCACGACGCAAGGAACGGCGCGCAATACAGACTCCGGCCGTTCCACCCACATGATCTTTGATCCGAAGCGTGCCAGCCGCTCCCGTTGCCGGCGCCGATGATCGGCACTTGTCTCCACCATGACATAGGTAAGAAAAGAAAATGCGGTCGATGCGCTCAGGCCTTCCAGCAATTGTTCCGCCCAGCGGCCGTCCCCTCCGCCGAATTCGACAACCGCCCAAGATCCTGTCGTGCCAAAAGAGCGGTGCATGGTTTCCAGCACACCGCTCATGACACGCCCAAACACGTCCCCCACCATCGGACTGGTGTAATAATCTCCGCGCTTGCCCCATTTTGGCCGTTTTTGATGATAATAACCCCAAAGCGGATGATACAACGCCAGCTCCATAAACCGGATAAATGGGATCGAACCGCCGGGGGCACGCTTGATTTCCTCCACCAATATCTTTTCCAGAGGCCGCATCATCCACAATCCCTCATTCCGAGGCGAACAGGTCGGTGCTCAAGTACCGTTCACCGGTATCCGGGGCGATGCAGACAACCCGTTTGCCTCTGCCCAACCGTCTGGCCACTTGCAATGCAGTCCATACCGATGCGCCGGAGGAAGGTCCCACCAGGATGCCTTCCAGCCGGGCCAGTTTCCGGGCCGTTTCTGCCGCATCCTCGTCTGTTACGTGGAAAATCTCGTCATAAATGTCCTGATTCAAAATCGGGGGGATGAAACCGGGACTCGTTCCCGGAATCTTGTGCGGCCCCGGTTGACCGCCGGCCAACACGGGCGATCCCTTCGGCTCGACCACGGCAATATACAAGTTGGGGTAATGCTGTTTCAACACTTCACCCGTACCGGTAATGGTCCCTCCGGTTCCCGCCGTCGCCACGAACGCATCGAGGTGATCCCCCATCTGCTCGATAATCTCCCGCGCAGTTGTCCGTCGATGGACTTCGGGATTGGCTTCATTCTCAAACTGAAGCGGCATAAACGCACCGGGCGTTTTCTCCAAAATTTCTTTGGCAACACGGATCGCACCGGGCATCCGTTCATGGCCGGGCGAGAGGACCACCTCCGCCCCGTACGCCTTCAAAATGTTGATCCGTTCCTGACTCATCGTATCCGGCATCACCAGGATGGTCCGATATCCGCGCGCGGCTCCCACCAGAGCCAGCCCGATACCGGTATTGCCGCTGGTGGGTTCGACAATGGTGGCACCCGGTTTCAGTTTTCCCGCCTCTTCGGCAGCCCGGATCATGCTGTATGCGGTGCGATCTTTCACACTGCCGCCGGGGTTGAACTTCTCCAGCTTCACGTATACCTCGGCATCATCGGGCGAGGGGAGGCGATTGAGCCGGACCAACGGCGTCTTCCCGATCAGATCGGTAATATTGTCCACAGCCCGGGGAAACGGTCCCTTCAACCTCGTTTTCACTCCGTTGTCACCGGTCCGGTCCATTCCAACATGCCTCCCTCCAGGTTGAACAATCGGCGAAATCCTTTGTCGGCCAAAACATGAGCGGCGATGACGCTACGTCTGCCACTTCTGCAAACCAGCAAAATATCCCGGTCTTTAACCGATTCCAGCTCGTGCGCCCGTTCTTCCATTTCATCGTGGGGAATGTGAATCGCCCCCGGAATGTGCCCGGATTGAAACTCCTCGTCTGTCCGGACGTCAACGACCACAAACCGTTCCCTCTCACGCGCAAAGGTTTGGCTCAACTCCTCAGCCGCAATATCCTGATACACTTTCTCGCTCATGCTGTTTCCCCCTCCATCAAAAAGCTTATTTGTCCTGGGACATCACTTGCTGAACAATCAACCGGGCAAAGCCCGTATCCATCGGTCGAACCACTTTTTTCCGAATCCGACCATCCGGTCCGATGAGAAACGAGGTGGGAATCGGTCCCACATGATAGCGTTCCGTCACACTCCGATCAGCGTCGAGTACGATCGGAAACGTAACCCCTTGCTGACGGACAAAACCACCTACCGTCACCTTCGTCTCGGCGATATTGACCCCCAGGACGACCCAGCCCTGATCGCGAAATGCGCGGTACGTCTCCTCCAATGCGGGCATTTCCTCCCGACAGGGCGGACACCACGTGGCCCAGAAATTGAGCAGAACATACCGACCGCGATAATCGCTCAGCTTGACGGGCTTTCCGTCCAAAGAAATCAACTGAAAATCCGGTGCGGGATCACCGACTTCCGGTGCATCATCGTCTTTCTGATTCACCGTCTGATAGATGGCAAATCCGATCATCACCGCCATGATCAGAAGCAGGATGCGCCGGGTCCAAAATCTGGCCTGTTCATTCATTCAATCACCCACTCGTTGCAACATCTTGCGCGGGTATCGCAAGCAACCCGATTGTATCGAA
Protein-coding regions in this window:
- a CDS encoding rhodanese-like domain-containing protein, which encodes MSEKVYQDIAAEELSQTFARERERFVVVDVRTDEEFQSGHIPGAIHIPHDEMEERAHELESVKDRDILLVCRSGRRSVIAAHVLADKGFRRLFNLEGGMLEWTGPVTTE
- a CDS encoding class I SAM-dependent methyltransferase translates to MMRPLEKILVEEIKRAPGGSIPFIRFMELALYHPLWGYYHQKRPKWGKRGDYYTSPMVGDVFGRVMSGVLETMHRSFGTTGSWAVVEFGGGDGRWAEQLLEGLSASTAFSFLTYVMVETSADHRRRQRERLARFGSKIMWVERPESVLRAVPCVVLSNELIDAFPVHRLRKENGQWREIHVSWDEKRRLHELTRPITDPALLRYVGQWEKSWPDGTETEVNTRARAWLNQVAANLREGFVVTFDYGGRDEEVRGPHRPEGTIRCYSRHHVHRRLYDAPGESDITADVNFDDLMRWGRKAGLETVWYGPQSRFLVNAGILRLLTELHDPDPFSASARRNRAIRHLVLSEGMGERFRVLIQAKGVKIDGVAESLHAGK
- the resA gene encoding thiol-disulfide oxidoreductase ResA → MNEQARFWTRRILLLIMAVMIGFAIYQTVNQKDDDAPEVGDPAPDFQLISLDGKPVKLSDYRGRYVLLNFWATWCPPCREEMPALEETYRAFRDQGWVVLGVNIAETKVTVGGFVRQQGVTFPIVLDADRSVTERYHVGPIPTSFLIGPDGRIRKKVVRPMDTGFARLIVQQVMSQDK
- the cysK gene encoding cysteine synthase A — protein: MDRTGDNGVKTRLKGPFPRAVDNITDLIGKTPLVRLNRLPSPDDAEVYVKLEKFNPGGSVKDRTAYSMIRAAEEAGKLKPGATIVEPTSGNTGIGLALVGAARGYRTILVMPDTMSQERINILKAYGAEVVLSPGHERMPGAIRVAKEILEKTPGAFMPLQFENEANPEVHRRTTAREIIEQMGDHLDAFVATAGTGGTITGTGEVLKQHYPNLYIAVVEPKGSPVLAGGQPGPHKIPGTSPGFIPPILNQDIYDEIFHVTDEDAAETARKLARLEGILVGPSSGASVWTALQVARRLGRGKRVVCIAPDTGERYLSTDLFASE